From the Clostridium putrefaciens genome, one window contains:
- a CDS encoding ribose-5-phosphate isomerase: protein MEYKDLRRYQYEKIIQILCQYNNIDENDIIPLLRDKECKYLLLLLLKSNKCTDEVILEEIMSLKTKTSIQYNFKKAEEKLYVNKDFREKYFEIQRIIKEII, encoded by the coding sequence ATGGAATATAAAGATTTAAGAAGATACCAATATGAGAAAATAATACAAATTTTATGTCAGTACAATAATATTGATGAAAATGATATTATTCCATTATTAAGAGATAAAGAATGTAAATATTTACTTTTATTATTACTAAAAAGCAATAAATGCACAGATGAGGTTATTTTAGAAGAAATCATGTCTCTTAAGACTAAAACATCTATACAATATAACTTTAAGAAAGCAGAAGAAAAGTTATATGTTAACAAGGATTTTAGAGAAAAGTATTTTGAGATTCAAAGAATAATAAAAGAGATAATATAG